Proteins from a genomic interval of Trifolium pratense cultivar HEN17-A07 linkage group LG6, ARS_RC_1.1, whole genome shotgun sequence:
- the LOC123889182 gene encoding probable polygalacturonase — protein sequence MKLLWKTHIRVIKIIFVLFLVTLVCPERAESRKAKIVTTSFEYNGINCRAHSASLTDFGGVGDGNTSNTKAFQSAISHLSQYGSDGGSQLYVPAGKWLTGSFSLISHFTLYLDKDAVLLASQDITEWPVIAPLPSYGRGRDAPAGRFTSLIFGTNLTDVIITGENGTIDGQGTFWWQQFHRKKLKYTRPYLIELMFSDSIQISNLTLLNSPSWNVHPVYSSNIIVQGITIIAPVTSPNTDGINPDSCTNVKIEDCYIVSGDDCVAVKSGWDEYGIKFGWPTKQLVIRRLTCISPFSATIALGSEMSGGIQDVRAEDITAIQTESGVRIKTAVGRGGYVKDIYVKRFTMHTMKWAFKMTGDYNSHADTHFDPNALPEIANINYRDVVAENVTIAAKFEGISNDPFKGICIANVTLGMAVKAKKRPWTCTDIEGMTSGVTPPPCDLLPDQGPEKIGACDFPEESLPIDKLELKKCAYNMKYVEMY from the exons ATGAAGCTCTTGTGGAAAACTCACATAAGG gtaattaaaataatttttgttctcTTTCTTGTGACACTTGTATGTCCAGAAAGAGCTGAAAGTAGAAAAGCCAAAATTGTGACAACTTCATTTGAGTACAATGGTATAAACTGCAGAGCACACAGTGCTTCATTGACAGATTTTGGTGGTGTTGGAGATGGAAACACATCTAACACAAAGGCTTTTCAATCTGCAATTAGTCATCTAAGTCAGTATGGTTCTGATGGTGGTTCTCAGCTCTATGTTCCTGCAGGAAAATGGCTTACTGGTAGTTTCAGTCTTATAAGTCATTTTACTCTCTATTTGGACAAAGATGCTGTTCTTCTTGCTTCTCAG GATATAACTGAGTGGCCTGTGATTGCACCCTTACCATCATACGGTAGAGGAAGAGATGCACCAGCAGGAAGATTCACAAGCCTCATATTTGGAACTAACCTCACGGATGTTATTATCACAG GGGAAAATGGCACCATAGATGGTCAAGGTACATTTTGGTGGCAACAGTTTCACAGAAAAAAGTTGAAGTACACTCGACCATACCTGATTGAACTTATGTTCTCGGACAGCATTCAAATCTCAAATCTAACTCTCCTCAATTCTCCATCATGGAATGTTCATCCTGTTTACAGCAG CAACATTATTGTGCAAGGCATCACTATTATTGCTCCTGTCACATCTCCTAACACTGATGGTATCAATCCAG ATTCTTGCACAAATGTAAAAATTGAAGACTGTTACATAGTTTCTGGAGATGACTGTGTTGCTGTGAAGAGTGGATGGGATGAGTATGGCATAAAATTTGGATGGCCCACAAAACAACTAGTAATCAGAAGACTAACATGCATTTCACCATTCAGTGCAACCATAGCCTTAGGAAGTGAGATGTCAGGAGGGATACAAGATGTTAGAGCTGAAGACATCACAGCCATCCAAACAGAATCAGGTGTCAGAATCAAAACAGCTGTTGGTAGAGGAGGGTATGTGAAGGACATATATGTGAAAAGATTTACCATGCATACTATGAAATGGGCATTTAAGATGACAGGTGATTATAATTCACATGCTGATACTCACTTTGATCCTAATGCTTTGCCTGAGATTGCAAATATCAACTATAGAGATGTTGTGGCTGAGAATGTTACCATAGCAGCAAAGTTTGAAGGAATTTCCAATGACCCTTTTAAGGGAATTTGTATTGCTAATGTAACACTAGGAATGGCAGTTAAGGCCAAGAAAAGGCCATGGACATGTACTGATATTGAAGGGATGACTAGCGGAGTGACGCCTCCGCCTTGTGATCTGTTGCCTGATCAAGGTCCTGAGAAAATCGGAGCATGTGATTTTCCGGAAGAGAGTTTACCTATTGATAAGTTGGAGCTTAAGAAGTGTGCTTACAACATGAAATATGTAGAGATGTATTAG
- the LOC123889183 gene encoding mitogen-activated protein kinase homolog MMK2-like: MSLASSDHNNIKGVLTHGGRYVQYNIYGNIFQVSSKYVPPIRPVGRGAYGIVCAAVNAETREEVAIKKVGNAFDNRIDAKRTLREIKLLRHMDHENVIALKDIIRPPQMENFNDVYIVYELMDTDLHQIIRSNQPLTDDHCRYFLYQLLRGLKYVHSANVLHRDLKPSNLLLNSNCDLKIGDFGLARTTSETDFMTEYVVTRWYRAPELLLNCSEYTAAIDIWSVGCILGEIMTRQPLFPGKDYVHQLRLITELIGSPDDTSLGFLRSDNARRYLKQLPQYPRQQFAARFPSMSAGAVDLLEKMLVFDPTRRITVDEALRHQYLAPLHDINEEPVCSIPFNFDFEKPSFTEQDIKDLIWRETVKFNPGPPIY, encoded by the exons ATGTCTCTTGCTTCATctgatcacaacaacatcaaggGAGTTCTTACTCATGGTGGACGATATGTTCAGTACAATATCTATGGTAACATCTTTCAAGTCTCCAGCAAGTATGTCCCTCCTATTCGTCCTGTTGGAAGAGGAGCTTATGGTATTGTCTG TGCTGCTGTAAATGCGGAGACACGGGAAGAAGTTGCAATTAAGAAGGTTGGCAATGCATTTGACAACAGAATCGATGCCAAAAGGACCTTACGAGAAATTAAACTTCTCCGGCACATGGATCATGAAAAt GTGATAGCCCTTAAGGACATTATACGACCACCACAGATGGAAAATTTCAATGATGTGTACATTGTTTATGAGTTAATGGATACTGATCTGCATCAAATAATTCGTTCCAATCAACCATTGACTGATGATCATTGTCGG TATTTTCTATATCAGTTGTTACGAGGACTGAAATATGTACACTCAGCAAATGTTCTGCACCGTGATCTAAAGCCTAGCAACTTGCTACTCAATTCCAACTGTGATCTTAAGATTGGAGACTTTGGTCTAGCTAGAACCACGTCCGAAACCGATTTCATGACTGAGTATGTGGTTACTCGATGGTACCGAGCTCCAGAATTGCTTCTCAATTGTTCAGAATATACTGCCGCCATTGATATATGGTCTGTTGGTTGCATCCTTGGAGAAATCATGACAAGACAACCCCTATTTCCGGGAAAAGATTATGTTCATCAGCTCAGATTGATCACCGAG CTCATAGGTTCACCTGATGACACCAGCCTTGGATTTCTACGAAGTGATAATGCTCGTAGATATCTAAAACAGCTTCCTCAATATCCAAGGCAACAATTTGCTGCTAGGTTTCCCAGCATGTCTGCTGGTGCAGTTGATTTGTTAGAGAAGATGCTTGTTTTTGATCCGACTAGGCGCATTACAG TTGATGAAGCTCTACGCCACCAATACTTGGCACCTCTCCATGATATTAATGAGGAACCTGTTTGCTCTATAcctttcaattttgattttgagaaaCCATCTTTCACTGAACAAGATATCAAGGATCTAATTTGGAGAGAAACTGTTAAGTTCAATCCTGGTCCACCTATTTATTGA